The following proteins come from a genomic window of Natrinema saccharevitans:
- a CDS encoding MogA/MoaB family molybdenum cofactor biosynthesis protein, whose translation MDETDADDAADTLCAGVITIASDRDLEKDAAGETVNDLLEADGHEVTVREHVKSDHDTVQSIVSRLLDRDDVDIVITAGATGVEPGDITIEAVEPLLEKELAAFSELVTVLGYERVGTAVVGTRTLAGVADGTPVFCLPGHVDATRLALEEIVLAEASTLVERAGYEASDADEEPTDANGAEPADGGA comes from the coding sequence ATGGACGAGACCGACGCGGACGACGCCGCGGACACGCTCTGTGCCGGCGTCATCACGATCGCCTCGGACCGCGACCTCGAGAAGGACGCGGCCGGGGAGACGGTCAACGACCTCCTCGAAGCCGACGGCCACGAAGTCACGGTGCGGGAACACGTCAAATCGGACCACGATACGGTCCAGTCGATCGTCTCGCGGCTGCTCGACCGCGACGACGTCGATATCGTGATCACGGCCGGCGCGACCGGCGTCGAGCCCGGCGACATCACGATCGAGGCCGTCGAACCGCTGCTGGAGAAGGAGCTGGCCGCGTTCAGCGAACTCGTTACCGTCCTCGGGTACGAGCGGGTCGGCACGGCGGTCGTCGGCACACGGACGCTCGCGGGCGTCGCCGACGGCACGCCGGTCTTCTGCCTGCCGGGCCACGTCGACGCGACCCGGCTCGCCCTCGAGGAGATCGTCCTCGCGGAAGCGTCCACCCTCGTCGAGCGCGCCGGGTACGAGGCGTCCGACGCCGACGAGGAACCGACCGACGCGAACGGAGCCGAACCCGCCGACGGGGGTGCCTGA
- a CDS encoding zinc-binding dehydrogenase, with product MQAVQITEHGDTDVIEYGEYPDPEVDRDEVLVDVKAAALNHLDIWTRRGMPGLDLEMPHIPGSDAAGVVEAVGEDVTRFEEGDRVAVSAGVGDLRMDDPTLDPTFHIIGEHVRGVHSEYAAVPEDNLIPVPEGVDWAVAGSSCLVFQTAWRMLIERADLEAGESVLVLGASGGVGHAALQIADYAGAEVYATGSTEEKLDYALEHGADHVCNYEEENFADWVLSETDGRGVDVVVEHVGAPTWRDSLKSLTKGGRLVTCGGTGGGNPETDIPRIFWEQLTIIGSTMATPEQVDDVMELVWDGTFEPAIREELPMSETPRAHEIIENREGFGKVVVRPDSEL from the coding sequence ATGCAAGCGGTCCAAATCACGGAACACGGCGACACCGACGTCATCGAGTACGGCGAGTACCCCGACCCCGAGGTCGATCGGGACGAGGTACTGGTCGATGTCAAGGCGGCCGCGCTCAACCACCTCGACATCTGGACGCGCCGCGGCATGCCCGGCCTCGACCTCGAGATGCCCCACATCCCGGGCAGCGACGCGGCGGGCGTCGTCGAGGCGGTCGGCGAGGACGTGACCCGGTTCGAGGAAGGCGACCGGGTCGCGGTCTCGGCCGGCGTCGGCGACCTCCGGATGGACGACCCGACGCTCGACCCGACGTTCCACATTATCGGCGAACACGTCCGGGGCGTTCACTCCGAGTACGCTGCCGTCCCCGAGGACAACCTCATCCCCGTTCCCGAGGGCGTCGACTGGGCGGTCGCCGGCTCGAGCTGTCTGGTCTTCCAGACGGCGTGGCGCATGCTCATCGAGCGGGCCGACCTCGAGGCCGGCGAGAGCGTCCTCGTCCTGGGGGCAAGCGGCGGGGTCGGCCACGCCGCCTTACAGATCGCCGACTACGCGGGCGCGGAGGTCTACGCGACGGGCAGCACGGAAGAGAAGCTCGACTACGCCCTCGAACACGGCGCGGACCACGTCTGTAACTACGAGGAGGAGAACTTCGCGGACTGGGTCCTCTCGGAGACGGACGGCCGCGGGGTCGACGTGGTCGTCGAACACGTCGGCGCGCCCACCTGGCGGGACTCGCTGAAGAGCCTGACCAAGGGCGGCCGGCTCGTGACCTGTGGCGGCACCGGCGGCGGGAACCCCGAGACGGACATCCCGCGGATCTTCTGGGAACAGCTCACGATCATCGGCTCGACGATGGCCACGCCCGAGCAGGTCGACGACGTGATGGAACTGGTCTGGGACGGCACCTTCGAACCCGCGATCCGCGAGGAACTGCCGATGAGCGAGACGCCCCGCGCCCACGAGATCATCGAGAACCGGGAAGGCTTCGGGAAGGTCGTCGTTCGGCCGGACAGCGAACTCTGA
- a CDS encoding DUF7853 family protein encodes MSSSPQTETYEVTLTRDEQWVAHHVLSNRFDEALDDDETPPEWVLESLEAIEADAETRLTGSQADRLYTALTAYVDRDDAPDGDVVHGSAALETLEGVREA; translated from the coding sequence ATGAGTTCCTCACCACAAACCGAGACGTACGAAGTCACGCTCACCCGCGACGAGCAATGGGTCGCCCATCACGTCCTGTCGAACCGGTTCGACGAGGCCCTCGACGACGACGAGACGCCGCCGGAGTGGGTACTCGAGTCGCTCGAGGCGATCGAAGCCGACGCCGAGACGCGACTCACCGGTTCCCAGGCCGACCGGCTCTATACCGCGTTGACGGCGTACGTCGACCGCGATGACGCTCCGGACGGGGACGTCGTCCACGGTTCGGCCGCCCTCGAGACCCTCGAAGGCGTTCGCGAGGCCTAA
- a CDS encoding class I SAM-dependent methyltransferase, with product MTRTLRDAIYAVRKARLGLERRRLDYGRETRERADRLADVLPASADELRGYEREYDDLEWFHDSYADRVDEIHEAGVATDTTHWRDGVTLYVVCRALEVETAVETGVLFGSFDAHILAAMCENGGGTLHSVDLPGGPPGPFEYGHLIPDRCRDRWELHRGDAREVLPDLLERVGPVDLFLHDSDHRLPHMRFEYETALGHLGSGGVLASHDVRLSGLFDRFTDANGLQSCVVCDTGIARVPSRP from the coding sequence GTGACGAGGACGCTCCGGGACGCGATCTACGCCGTTCGGAAGGCCCGGCTCGGCCTCGAGCGCCGCCGGCTCGATTACGGCCGGGAGACGCGCGAGCGGGCCGACCGGCTGGCCGACGTGCTCCCGGCCTCGGCCGACGAACTCCGCGGATACGAACGCGAGTACGACGACCTCGAGTGGTTCCACGACAGCTACGCCGACCGCGTCGACGAGATTCACGAGGCCGGCGTCGCGACCGACACGACCCACTGGCGCGACGGGGTGACGCTGTACGTCGTCTGTCGCGCGCTCGAGGTCGAGACGGCCGTCGAGACCGGCGTGCTGTTCGGCTCGTTCGACGCGCACATCCTCGCCGCAATGTGCGAGAACGGCGGCGGCACGCTGCATTCGGTGGACCTCCCCGGCGGCCCGCCCGGCCCCTTCGAGTACGGCCACCTGATTCCCGACCGGTGTCGCGATCGGTGGGAACTGCATCGGGGTGACGCGCGGGAGGTCTTGCCCGATCTGCTCGAGCGCGTCGGCCCCGTCGATCTCTTTTTGCACGACTCGGACCACCGGCTGCCCCACATGCGCTTCGAGTACGAGACGGCGTTGGGGCATCTCGGGTCCGGCGGGGTGCTCGCGAGTCACGACGTGCGGCTCTCCGGGCTGTTCGATCGGTTCACCGACGCGAACGGGTTGCAGTCGTGCGTGGTCTGTGATACGGGGATCGCGCGGGTTCCGTCGCGACCGTGA
- a CDS encoding AbrB/MazE/SpoVT family DNA-binding domain-containing protein has translation MTPEIEEETTVSARGGVTIPSLVRDQLGIEEGDKLRWHLDDDGDLQIEVVHQREGVFDDVEPIDMGETNAVDAKEEFGIE, from the coding sequence ATGACGCCGGAGATAGAGGAAGAGACGACAGTCAGTGCACGCGGCGGTGTCACGATTCCGTCCCTCGTTCGGGACCAGCTCGGCATCGAGGAAGGGGACAAACTCCGCTGGCATCTCGACGACGACGGCGATCTACAGATCGAGGTCGTTCACCAGCGAGAGGGCGTCTTCGACGACGTCGAACCGATCGACATGGGGGAGACGAACGCCGTCGACGCCAAAGAGGAGTTCGGGATCGAATGA
- a CDS encoding type II toxin-antitoxin system VapC family toxin, translating to MTAAVDTSVLFAHRSAHDEFHERATEIIAGVDHGKLPELHITEHVLAETLNLLLNKGTHRKATQTMDLLIEGSHFRLLHTPKTDFNSTQALFRRHPHLSFVDASIVAYMQRTGIEYLYSFDDDFDSVDGVTRANSAVDPRS from the coding sequence ATGACGGCGGCCGTCGATACGAGCGTTCTCTTCGCCCATCGAAGCGCGCACGACGAGTTTCACGAACGGGCCACGGAGATCATCGCAGGGGTAGATCACGGGAAGTTACCGGAACTCCACATCACGGAGCACGTCCTCGCCGAGACGCTGAACCTCCTCCTCAACAAGGGGACCCACCGGAAGGCGACGCAGACGATGGATCTCCTCATCGAAGGGAGCCACTTTCGACTTCTACACACCCCGAAAACGGACTTCAATTCCACGCAGGCCCTCTTTCGCCGTCATCCGCATCTCTCCTTCGTCGACGCGTCGATCGTCGCGTACATGCAGCGAACGGGGATCGAGTATCTCTACTCGTTCGACGACGACTTCGACTCGGTAGACGGCGTGACGCGAGCGAATTCCGCCGTCGATCCGCGGTCGTAG
- a CDS encoding IclR family transcriptional regulator, whose amino-acid sequence MRPLVSWMTKSDPAILEVFEEAGIAIPPAVAEYNLVGISKSTVKRRLPVLVDHGLLEKVDDDRGYYRITDRGRAYLKGELDAEDLEPSED is encoded by the coding sequence ATGCGTCCGCTGGTTTCATGGATGACAAAGTCTGATCCTGCAATTCTCGAGGTCTTCGAGGAAGCAGGGATTGCGATCCCGCCAGCGGTTGCAGAATACAATTTGGTAGGGATCTCGAAATCCACAGTAAAAAGACGTCTTCCGGTGTTAGTGGACCACGGCTTACTGGAGAAAGTCGACGATGACCGGGGCTATTACCGGATTACGGATCGCGGCCGTGCTTATCTCAAGGGCGAACTCGACGCCGAGGACTTAGAACCGAGTGAAGACTGA